A region from the Brachyspira pilosicoli genome encodes:
- the ftsY gene encoding signal recognition particle-docking protein FtsY encodes MQNYLLYIIIAIVVILALIILLVLKNKSKKPQVSLTTSKSKFSLSSLFNKSSINDEFFASLENMLITADAGVETTKDIISKLREIVEKENIKDSSEVKKHLREILISKFINKKIELKEKNILFIVGVNGVGKTTSIAKLANILKQNHKIILAASDTFRAAAIEQLEEWANRLSVTIVKGQQAGDPASVLFSALDKAKATNADIVIVDTAGRFHNQDNLVKQLEKMKKIATERFSEFNFVPILVLDANVGHNGIEQAKVFTNALNIQGAIVSKLDSSAKGGVAISVAHYLSLPIYYGGFGEKVEDFREFNAEEFIDSILQ; translated from the coding sequence ATGCAAAATTATTTATTATATATAATAATAGCCATTGTTGTTATTTTGGCTTTAATAATATTATTAGTATTAAAAAATAAATCTAAAAAACCTCAAGTATCTTTAACAACTTCAAAATCAAAATTTTCTCTATCATCATTATTTAATAAGTCATCAATTAATGATGAGTTTTTTGCAAGTTTAGAGAATATGCTTATAACAGCAGATGCAGGAGTTGAAACTACAAAAGATATTATTTCAAAATTAAGAGAAATTGTAGAAAAAGAAAATATAAAAGATTCATCAGAAGTAAAAAAGCATTTAAGAGAGATTTTAATATCAAAGTTTATAAATAAAAAAATAGAATTAAAAGAAAAGAATATATTATTTATAGTAGGAGTTAATGGAGTAGGCAAAACTACTTCAATTGCAAAACTAGCAAATATATTAAAACAAAATCATAAAATAATATTAGCAGCATCAGACACATTTAGGGCAGCCGCTATAGAACAGCTTGAAGAATGGGCTAATAGATTATCTGTAACTATAGTTAAAGGTCAGCAGGCAGGCGACCCCGCTAGCGTATTATTTTCTGCTTTAGATAAGGCTAAAGCAACAAATGCTGATATAGTAATAGTTGATACGGCTGGTAGATTTCATAATCAAGATAATTTAGTTAAACAATTAGAAAAGATGAAAAAAATAGCTACAGAGAGATTTAGCGAGTTTAATTTTGTGCCTATACTTGTGTTGGATGCTAATGTTGGGCATAATGGTATAGAGCAGGCTAAAGTATTTACTAATGCTTTAAATATACAAGGAGCTATTGTTTCAAAATTGGATAGTTCTGCTAAGGGCGGAGTTGCTATAAGTGTGGCTCATTATTTATCGCTTCCTATATACTATGGAGGATTTGGTGAGAAGGTAGAAGATTTTAGAGAGTTTAATGCTGAAGAGTTTATTGATTCTATTTTGCAATAA
- a CDS encoding ankyrin repeat domain-containing protein: MIKKLVILYILIINISYALTENENKMINAVKIGDIKTIQNMLSQNVNPNIKDERGFYLIHIATENNQTDSIKTLKNSPYLDLNKLLDKNTKIIKSNETIDASYFSAMDIAAIYNNFETLKLLIDYGANINFKMIEKPRSEFVASRYSNSKILKAYLDKNIYLLMNSEDVISIMKAAIFGDNVENINYLVRELGIDVDTKDTNTMLHYASGVGSIKSMKTLIYLGANVDNTNSYFQTSLHYILDINANKKTESVKILLDSNANINLQETNGNTPLHLALINASKSQEYSKVIDMLLEKNANVNITNNNNETVLNIAVKNNDYNNSLKLINKGSDLNHIDKYYSPLHMAIKNNNTELVKALIDNGANISLKDKNKNYSPLNMAIEVGNFDICKLLVKNGAAVDNVSIELAKKSKNENIRNFFESSRMN; the protein is encoded by the coding sequence ATGATAAAAAAGTTAGTAATACTCTATATCCTAATAATAAACATATCATACGCACTTACAGAAAATGAAAATAAAATGATTAATGCTGTAAAAATAGGCGACATAAAAACTATACAAAATATGCTAAGTCAAAATGTTAATCCAAACATAAAAGATGAAAGAGGATTTTATTTAATACATATAGCAACAGAAAATAATCAAACCGATTCTATAAAAACATTAAAAAACTCTCCATATTTAGATTTAAATAAATTACTAGATAAAAATACAAAAATTATAAAAAGCAATGAAACTATAGATGCTTCATATTTCTCTGCTATGGATATTGCTGCAATATACAACAATTTTGAAACATTAAAACTATTAATAGATTATGGAGCTAATATTAACTTTAAAATGATAGAAAAACCAAGAAGTGAATTTGTAGCTTCAAGATATTCTAACTCAAAAATATTAAAAGCATATTTGGATAAAAACATCTACTTACTTATGAATAGCGAAGATGTTATATCAATAATGAAAGCAGCTATTTTTGGTGATAATGTAGAAAATATAAATTATTTAGTAAGAGAGCTTGGCATAGATGTAGACACTAAAGATACAAATACAATGCTTCATTATGCTTCTGGTGTTGGTTCTATAAAATCTATGAAAACACTTATTTATCTTGGAGCAAATGTGGATAATACTAATTCATATTTTCAAACAAGCTTGCATTATATTTTAGACATTAATGCAAATAAAAAAACAGAAAGCGTAAAAATACTTTTAGATAGTAATGCTAATATTAATTTACAAGAAACAAATGGAAACACACCTTTGCATTTAGCATTAATTAATGCAAGCAAATCTCAAGAATACAGCAAAGTAATAGACATGCTTTTAGAAAAAAATGCTAATGTTAATATCACTAACAATAACAATGAAACAGTATTAAATATAGCAGTAAAAAATAATGATTATAATAATTCTCTAAAACTTATAAACAAAGGCTCTGATTTAAACCATATAGATAAATATTATAGCCCATTGCATATGGCAATAAAAAACAATAATACAGAACTAGTAAAAGCTCTAATAGATAATGGTGCTAATATAAGTTTGAAAGATAAAAATAAAAATTACAGTCCATTAAATATGGCAATAGAAGTTGGAAACTTTGATATATGCAAACTTCTTGTAAAAAATGGTGCCGCCGTTGACAATGTTTCTATAGAATTAGCAAAAAAGTCTAAAAATGAAAATATAAGAAACTTCTTTGAAAGCAGTCGTATGAATTAA
- the hisS gene encoding histidine--tRNA ligase: MLNIKKPRGTNDFFYDSSERLEFIENKIKEIVRLYGYKRIRTPLFEYTDLFTRGIGEGTDIVGKEMFTFEDRGGRSLTLRPEGTASVARAYVENSLQNELAINKLFYLGTMYRAERPQKGRYREFNQFGIECIGGTSPIIDAEVIALNINILKEFGIDNVNLLINTVGCSNCKPNYNKALREAIGERKTELCETCQNRYENNILRILDCKNEKCKAILKDIPKFYDYVCDECKEHFDSLCNELTKINQNFTIDNMLVRGLDYYTKTAFEVQTNALGSQSAILGGGRYDNLIGLFNSNKDVPAVGSAMGLERLLIVLENNNNIINDRLDVFVIAFKETQNEVLNIMQLLRAKNISCDFDYNIKSIKNQFKSANKRNAKYALIVGEEELKNNKFKLKNMDTSEERDVALSDIAKFIN, from the coding sequence GAACTCCTTTATTTGAATATACTGATCTTTTTACTAGAGGTATTGGAGAGGGCACTGATATAGTTGGAAAGGAGATGTTTACCTTTGAAGATAGGGGAGGACGTTCTCTCACTTTAAGACCTGAGGGTACTGCTTCGGTGGCGCGTGCTTATGTTGAGAATTCTTTGCAAAATGAGCTTGCTATTAATAAGCTTTTTTATTTGGGTACTATGTATAGGGCTGAGAGACCTCAAAAGGGTAGATATAGAGAGTTTAATCAATTTGGAATAGAATGTATTGGCGGAACTTCTCCTATAATAGATGCTGAAGTTATAGCTTTAAATATTAATATATTAAAAGAGTTTGGCATAGATAATGTTAATTTGCTAATTAATACTGTTGGATGCAGTAATTGTAAGCCTAATTATAATAAAGCTCTTAGAGAAGCTATTGGAGAGAGAAAAACTGAGCTTTGTGAAACTTGCCAAAATAGATACGAAAATAATATTTTAAGAATATTAGATTGTAAAAATGAAAAGTGCAAAGCAATATTGAAAGATATACCAAAGTTTTATGATTATGTATGCGATGAATGTAAAGAGCATTTTGATTCTTTATGTAATGAGCTTACTAAAATTAATCAAAACTTTACTATAGACAATATGCTTGTACGCGGGCTTGATTATTACACTAAAACCGCTTTTGAAGTGCAGACAAATGCATTAGGTTCACAGAGTGCTATACTTGGAGGCGGAAGATACGATAACTTGATAGGGCTTTTTAATTCTAATAAAGATGTTCCTGCTGTTGGAAGTGCTATGGGGCTTGAGAGACTTCTTATAGTGCTTGAAAACAATAATAATATTATTAATGACAGATTAGATGTTTTTGTTATAGCTTTTAAAGAGACTCAAAATGAAGTATTGAATATTATGCAGCTTCTTAGAGCTAAAAATATTTCTTGTGATTTTGATTATAATATTAAATCTATTAAAAATCAGTTTAAATCTGCTAATAAAAGAAATGCTAAATATGCCTTAATAGTAGGTGAGGAAGAATTAAAAAACAATAAGTTTAAGCTAAAGAATATGGATACTAGCGAAGAGAGAGATGTTGCTTTATCTGATATAGCTAAATTTATTAATTAA